A stretch of DNA from Tachyglossus aculeatus isolate mTacAcu1 chromosome 5, mTacAcu1.pri, whole genome shotgun sequence:
gagacagagaacaaaaccaaacatattaacaaaataaaatagaatagatatgtacaagtaaaataaatacatagagtaataaatatgtacaaatatatataaatatatacaggtgctgtggggaagggaaggaggtaagatggaggggaatgaggtgggagggagcacagatatATTATGCATACCTTACAGCCTGGGGTCATAAACCAGAAATGGGAAAAATTCAGAGGTGACGTGAGTACCCTCTGTCTAAACTTAGATGATCATAAATTAAGTATTCCGTGTACTCTTGCATGCCTCCAGCGCCTTCAGATTTGAGTTGTCTCTACTGCCTCATTATGCCTTGAAGACCAGTAGCTCTGGCTCATTATCAGTAACACTGTTCTCTGGAAAATTTTGGTCATTTGagtaaacagtaataataaaactgcagtatctgtaaagtgcttataaTATGccaaaccctggggtaaatataaggtcattaattaggtcccacacggggctcccgtaGGTATTGCAGATGTGGGaaataagacacagagaagttaagtgacttgcccgaggtcacccagaagttatatggcagagcctggattagaacccaggcccatgctctttccactaggccacactgcttctttgtgctGACATAGGGTGCCTGCACACAAGCTTATTTTCTTCATTTAGTAATTGAGAAAGAATGCTAGATGCAGGAAATGTTGGATTTGAACTTTAGTGCTGTACCATGTTAAGCATTTGAATACATTTCCTCACTAGATGTGTCATTGACATTCCACTTCCTCAAATcagcttctttctcttcttttttttcctcagtgtATTCATTGCCTTCAAAGAATCTGGTTGTTCTCCAAATAAGATCACCATTTATTAAGGTTTGTATATTAGCTAGCTGGCCTTGTTAAATTTATTAAAAGTTAGTTTGAGTAAGAAAATACCGAAACAAATATTTCTTGCGATTAAGTTGTAAAGATCATATTCACAATCATAATTTTAAGATGCACAGAAACCGGGCAGTATCTCACAGGATTTTAGGTGCAATTCCTATTTTTGATGAGGTCGACGGCTAATGGGGAAGATTAAAAATTAGGCCTTACAGCTTGTCGTGTCTCATTCAGAAGTAAACTTCAGACTAAAGAAATAGGTTCGCTCTAGATCTGGACCTATATTTTCAGTACTCAGTAAAAGCTCTGGAGATGAAAACGTCATAATGCCAAGCAACCACTAAATTTATCCAGAACTTTTAAAAAAACCGTGGATGTACCAGATTGGTGATTTGTTTTGAGACTACTGAGAGGTTGTGCATACATTGTAAGAGAGATCTAACTTAGTCCTCTTATTTCCTTATCCTTCCTTCTTTTCATGATGTTTCGAAGTACAAATCCAGGTCATTTtgtgaagccctcctttcctgggTGAAGAGCAGTAAGTGCGCCAGAGTTGTTGTTCTTTCAAGCAGCCATGCTTACCAGCGGGATGATCAGCAGCTTCAGGGGTATGTTTCTAGGCCAGACATCATCTTTAGGAATGGTTATTGCAGCCTTTGGAGAAGTCAAAAATTCAAGTAAATTTTAGAGGTCTGTGTGCCCACGCGTACGTCTTGGGATGATTATTACTGTGTGGTTTGGTGTTTGTGATCATTAGAATTTAATAGGGCATGTGACAGGGTGAGTAGAGATGCCGGTGTCTTTGGAGAAGGTTACACTGCCATTTGCATTATTTTTGTAACTGTAAATAACTCTGCTTTACAGTACAGTTGGGATGCCTGAGTGGTTAAGTACATGCTAGATGAagccttgtggaaaaaaaaaaaatctgtaaatgatttatttCATTACCTCTTAAATCCTGAGAGTTAGCAATGGCAACACTTGGCCCAAGGGCTTTCAAATGGCAAAGGTAAGCATCAGCAAGGCATGGGAGGCTTTGTTTCCATTCCAACACAATTCATCAGGGAAAACAGAGACGCCTTTGAGTAGTAGTTGTGTAACGAGGTTCACCTACAGAATCACTGATTCATTAATAACTTCCACGTGTAGGTTGCTGGAATTTTCACAGCATTTGCTTATCTTAAATCCAGTTCAAAGtgtttctgttttcattttgaaCTCTTGTATTATGTACTGTGGTTTTAAGACAAAGCCCACTCCAGGCAAGGTGTTGAAAAAGGTGGTCCTGTAGGGCCTGGCGAGGTGAGCATCCTCTCAAGTGGTGGGAAATGCCTAAGATCAAACTCAAATATGAGTCTTTTCTGAGATTGTGTATTAATCCAGAAAGAAAGGCCATGTTGGGATTGGAAAAGACCAAAACACAATTAGTTCTGAGGttgaaaaggagaaataaaaGTGTCCATGTTAAAGAAAATGTTGTTGATTCTCCTCTTAAAAAATGACTAGGTAAAAAAAAATGGCCAAATATTGTCACTGGgtcggggggatggaaggggagagagtgttTGAGTCTCTCTCAAAGGGAAGGTAAGTGAGGGTTCGTGTTTTTCTGAATCAGTTTTGTCATTGTTTCCAGTACTCCATTCCGATATTTATTCACCCCTGAATTGCAAAAGAATATTGGGAATCAGATCCAGCACCTGAActggaaggaaatggaagaaacACTGTCTTTTCCTGAAATACAGGATTCTGAAATGTGTATTCaaattcctggaggaggtatcacAAAGCTACTCTACAAGCTCAGGTGAGCATTAAAACTAGTAAAACTTTGGACTGTTTTTCCCCAGAAGTCATGCCAATAGATCAAAATAATATGTTCAAAAAGAGTTTGAATAAATTAGAGTCCATAGGAAGAAAAAGGTGAGTGGTATAGGCTCCACCATCAAGATAGTTGTCAAGGAGAACAACcattacttcattcctctaggtATCCATTGTTGCCACACTTAGACCAAATATTGGGCTGGGATCACTTActggatcagtggcatttattaagtaatagaccattcattcatttagtcgtacttattgagtgctcattgtgtgcagggcactgtactaagtgcttgggagaatacaatacagcaataaacagtcacattccctgcccacaatgtgggcttacagtctggagtgggggagacagcaatgcaaataaataaaattgcatatatgtacataagtgctgtgaatactaagagaagcagcaacaCGGCCTCGTGGAAGgacctcgggcctgggaatcagaggacctgggttctaattctggctctgccacttgtctgctgtgtgaccttgggcaatccatttatcttttctgtggattaagactgtgagccccatgtgggacatggactctgtccaaccagattagctcgtatctatctccatgcttagtacagtgcgtggcacctagtaagcacttcacaagtgtcacaattataatattaatactaatgataatcaaTTGGGAAAAATACTACAATAGCAAGACAAGCGCATTGCTTTGACGTGACATTTCCCTCCACTGAACCTTGGCAGATTGAGTCAGAATGTCCAACCCTGTGGCATCCGGGTTTTTAAGTTATGtgttataaattgtttatttatattaaaatctgtgtccccctctagactgtaagcttgttatgggcggggaacgtgtccactaattctgttgtactttcccaagttcttagtatagtcctctgcacatagtaagcactcagtaaataccattgatagattgattgattaaagaggccTCTGGACCACCTCTGCCATGTCAGCGCTGGCCGCTTCCAGACTCATGCCCCAAGTTGATCTCCTGTCAATCAAGCCCAACAGGGAAACTGGGCTACCTGTCACTCACTCCCATAGCTGCATTAATGGATATCAACTTTGTAGTAGAGTTCCTTGATAGTTGTACtttctgggtgcacagcactgtgctaagctctgggaaagaatacacagttgggaaatAACatggtccctgtttctcaggctgttAACAATctaaaagtaagagggagaagggactggattcAGTCATAAAATAAAACACTTGGACAACATAAACACAAAAACAAAGATCAGTGGGGTACTGTGGCTAAAGGAGTGGAccgtaaagccaatggtaaggagtttctgtctgatgcagaggtggatgggcaaccactggaggatcttgaagagagggaaaacatggactgaacacttcTCTAGAAAAATAAttggggcagcagaatgaagtatgtttCTCCTTGAGAAGCtaaatggcctagtgggaagagcctgggcctggggtcaggggacctgggttctaatcctgtctccaccacttaataatgatggtatttattaagcgcttgtttgctgtgtgaccttgggcatgtcacttcacttctgtggacctcagttcccacatctgtaaaatagggcttaagactgtgagccccttgtgggacatcgactgtatccgtcgtgattatcttgtacataccccagagcatagtacagggcctggcacattgtaagcgcttaacaaataccatttttaaaaaaagaatttacACTCAAGTCTCAAGGTCATAATTTTCATCTTATTTATTTTTCCAGTTCGGACTTCAGTAACTGTTGCTGCTTGTGGTGGATCTTTGCAcctgtccttttttttcccctacccCAAGCTCAGTCCCAGcctcctgcccttctctctcctttaccTTCATTACCTCTTTTGATTATAAATAAAAAAGCTTGGCACTGACCACCCTCCACTCAGCTAGGCCTTCCTGAAGGAGGCATTGCCTGACAATCCGCAGGGTCCAGCAGGGCGCGTTCCCGGCCCTAAGGTTTGTCTTTGCGGATGGTTCAGCGGAGGAGAACTTTACggccccctcttcttcttcttcttcttcgatcgtatttattgagcgcttactgtgtacactagagcactgtactaagcgtttgggaagtccaagttggcaacatctagagacggtccctacccaacagtgggctcacagtctagaagggggagatggacaaccaaacaaagcatataaaccaaataaaataaatagaataaatatgtacaagtaaaatagagtaataaatattcattcattctgtcagttGAGGCCGCTGCCCACCTCCCTGAAATGGAAGAGGGACAGCTGCTAGCAGAGACATTTAGCCCAGGGGTTTTTAAGTTCAGTTTCTGGCTGGCCAAAAACCAGACAAGTGGACAccttacagcatggctcagtggaaagaacacaggcttgggagtcagaggtcatgggttctaatcctggctccacggcttgtcagctgtgtgactgtgggcaagtcacttaacttctctttgccttggttacctcatctgtaaaatggggattaagattgtgagccccacatgggacaacctgatcaccttgtatcctccccggcgcttagaacggtgctttgcacatagtaagcgcttaacaaataccaaaattattattatcactattaccttAGGCTAGATGAAGAAAtaaactaactgactgactgactggtatttgttaagcgcttactctgtgccaggcactgtactaagtgctgggttagatacaagataattgggttgaacacagtccctgtcctacattggtctcacagtcttgatccccattttacagatgaaggaattgaaggacagagaagccaagtgacttgcccaagtaccaGGATCAGAACAAACATTTTCACTGATGACTTGTTAGTGGAATAATATTGATGGAGTGGTTTTTGTTTGTTCTAGTTGTTCAGAAGGAATACAAATGGCTGTCTTACTGAAATTCTGTTCGGAAGGAGACAACATCCCTGACGCGATTGATCTGGCCAATTATCTCAATGAGTGGCTGCAGGTTCTTAAAACTCCCGTGAGTGCTCTTTCTTATAGGTCTCTAACCTTGTGGCATGGTTTGTCTTCATTTATTGTCTCTGTGTGCCATTTCCGAGGAGATTAGTAATATAAAATCTCATTTATAAATTGGGACAGTGGCTCGATTCATGAAAAGTAGTTCAGCCCAGCCATACCTCtgacaggaaaggaaaaagggcggTTGAGATGAAAGCTATTTGATTTAGTAGTCttgcttttattttaatttttaccaACTAACCCAGGGCCTAGGGCGTCGGGTTTCCAGAGAGATCACAGAGCCCCAAACAGCAGTTCGGTAGGAGCAGCAGGAAGCTACAGGCTTTTTAAACAGGCTGAGCTGGCCATCTCCACCTCCTGAGAGGCTAGGATAAAGACGATGTTTTGCTTCTAGGGGTGGGTTGCTGAGGGGCCTAGAGAGTCACTGGATTCTAGGGCAGGGCCCCAGGGTCTGAATTTGAGAAAAACACTGTCCGAGGGCTTGTGGTGAATCCAGCTGCGAAGCTCCCAGTGTCTACTCCCTTTTGTCCCTCCTGCCAGCACAAGTGGTATGAATGGTCAGCTGGTTGAAAGTTACCCGAGTTGTGTGGGCTTATACTGGAGTTGGAGCTCGCAATGTTGGGCCCTGTTCCTGTCCATGCACATTAAAGACTGGTTGGCCATGAATCTTGCTCTTAGCTGGAAATCATTTAAACCTTGTAAACGGAGTTCAAGATGAAACCTTTCCTCGCTGatcatttcctctttttgccATAGGGAAAGAATTCGTGCTTACTCTTGCAGTTTCCTCTGGAACCGAAAGCTTTGTTTCTGGGAAGCCAGAGAAATCCAATTTGGTTTTGAGATATTAAGGAAAAATGTAATTTATGGCAAACAGCTGGAGAAGAAATAGGTGTCAAGCATCTATAGTAATTAAGATGACTTAGTTTTCGGGCCTGATGTGAAAGCATCACGCCCTTGTTGAAAATGCAGTTCCATATTTTGGTGTGTGCCTCTCTACTACTCAATCAGCCACAAGACAAGGTGGTATCTGGCTTCCAATTTGCTCCACTGCAGCAGTGGTCTCCAGCACAGACATCCCTGTTTGCACTCAGTAGGAAGATGGTTTGACGTGGTCCCCAGTGAGGGTTGATTCTCATTAAGATGATCCGTCCGCTATCCTTGAGGTTATTCTTTGAGACCACCCTGTCAGGCCCACGCTACGCCAACTTATTAAACAGAGCATATCTGCTGTTGGAGGCCTGGGTCCTTGGTGGGTCCACTGGAATTGCTTCTACCCtcaaagcagcacagcctggacATGGggatcgaaggacctgggttctaatccaggctctgccaattgcttgctgtgtaaccttggggaaggcactccacttccctgtgcctcagcttcctcaactgtaaaatggggtttaagtatctgttcttcttcctacttagtctgggagcctcgtgtgggacagggattgtgtccaacctaatttacttatacccaccccagtgcttagaacagtggttgacacacagtaagcgcttaacaaatactattgaaaagaAAAGTTGGTGGTTCATTCCGAACAGCCCCACCACATAGCTCTGGGATTGAGAAGACTGCTGGGCAAGCAGGTCAACCGTGGTTTGATTTTTCGCTCTGCAAGTAAAAAGTCCTCTGCTTTGAGCCTTTGAATCAGATGACACTGTCCCTTTTGTCTCAAGTCCTAAGAGAAAAGATCTGTCCGACCATTGTCCAGGGCTTTTCGACATGGTTTTTTTTGTGGATTTAGTCTCTGGCGCGCAAAGTGGcacgcgcttaatacagtgctttgcacacagtattaaGAAGAAGGGTGTTCTTGGACTGTTTGCAACTCTCTCTGCATCCAGTTGCCAAAGAGCAAGGGGTCCAGCCTGCTGAACCTTCCTTGGATCAGGCTGAAAAGAGAGTTCTCTGAGATCCCCAGCTTCCCTTTGGAGACGAAGCCAGGAAGAAGGTTCTTGGATATGAATCTCTAATTGCCATAGAAGGGGAGAGCCCAATGCCCCTTAGGGTTAGGGGTTTTagcactttttttttctctcagatCTGACCTCAAAGTGGGCAGGCCAAAGAGGGGAGTCGATTAAGACCAGGCTTTCGAACCTGTGGGTATTAAAATGGATTTTAACAGTAAAGATTGAAAATCTAATGTATTTTTTGTGTTTAAACCAGCAGAGCAATGATCCCAAGGCTGCTACTCCACAGTGGAAAATACCAAGTTCTTGGAGGCTGCTTTTTGGAAGTGGCCTTCCACCTGCACTTTTTTGATGGTAGTAAAAGAGCAACATGAGACTCCGAACTCTAAAATAGCGAATACCTATGTACAGCTATTTAAAAAACTTGAAAAGCAGATTGGATTCCCTGACCACATTTCTCTAAATAGCAGCTGTTTCCTGCAGTTTCAGGGAATATCACAAAGGAAGCAGTATACTATTTCCCTATGTTCTTCAGTCACAGCAGGTGTAAATATTGTCTAATAAATGGTTTCTTAGTAAATTCTTCCCCAAATCTTGTGTGTTTTGGTTCAGCCTAAAATAAATCCTAGCCTTCGTGTATATTTAGATATCAAATCCTACAGTCGGCCAATGAAGTAATTGTTCTGTCCAGAAGCCAGCGTCTATTCATGAAGATGTGATTGTGCCGGTTCCCGTCATTCCCGTGTTCTGGACAAGTTGCCCATGTTCATTTCCCATCCCACTTTCCACCTCCCTCATTA
This window harbors:
- the PSMG2 gene encoding proteasome assembly chaperone 2 isoform X1 — its product is MFVPCGGPAAPDFTGLTLLLPAVSVGNVGQLATDLIISTLNMPKVGYFYTDCLVPMVGNNPYASTENNSTELSVNAEVYSLPSKNLVVLQIRSPFIKYKSRSFCEALLSWVKSSKCARVVVLSSSHAYQRDDQQLQGTPFRYLFTPELQKNIGNQIQHLNWKEMEETLSFPEIQDSEMCIQIPGGGITKLLYKLSCSEGIQMAVLLKFCSEGDNIPDAIDLANYLNEWLQVLKTPQSNDPKAATPQWKIPSSWRLLFGSGLPPALF
- the PSMG2 gene encoding proteasome assembly chaperone 2 isoform X2, with translation MFVPCGGPAAPDFTGLTLLLPAVSVGNVGQLATDLIISTLNMPKVGYFYTDCLVPMVGNNPYASTENNSTELSVNAEVYSLPSKNLVVLQIRSPFIKYKSRSFCEALLSWVKSSKCARVVVLSSSHAYQRDDQQLQGTPFRYLFTPELQKNIGNQIQHLNWKEMEETLSFPEIQDSEMCIQIPGGGITKLLYKLSCSEGIQMAVLLKFCSEGDNIPDAIDLANYLNEWLQVLKTPSNDPKAATPQWKIPSSWRLLFGSGLPPALF